One window from the genome of Streptococcus parasanguinis encodes:
- a CDS encoding YbaB/EbfC family nucleoid-associated protein yields MMNMQNMMKQAQKLQKQMEQRQAELAATQFVGKSAQDLVVATLTGDKKVVSIDFNAAVVDPEDTETLSDMTVQAINAAIEEIDAATKKKLGAFAGKLPF; encoded by the coding sequence ATGATGAATATGCAAAATATGATGAAGCAAGCTCAAAAATTGCAAAAGCAAATGGAGCAACGCCAAGCGGAATTAGCCGCAACTCAATTTGTAGGGAAATCTGCTCAGGATTTGGTTGTTGCAACTCTTACAGGTGATAAGAAGGTTGTTTCCATTGATTTCAATGCTGCAGTGGTCGACCCAGAAGATACAGAAACGCTTTCTGATATGACGGTGCAAGCCATCAATGCTGCCATTGAAGAAATTGATGCTGCAACCAAGAAAAAACTCGGTGCTTTCGCAGGGAAATTACCATTTTAA
- a CDS encoding CidA/LrgA family protein has translation MKLYVQLTIIFTISLIGEIISDGLHLPIPGSMIGLLILFLLLQFKLLRMRHVNMVGNFLLANMTILFLPPAVGIMDKFHVIAPYLFPIILILVGALVINVALIAIVVSFIKNRFEGDYPEGGHKRG, from the coding sequence ATGAAATTATATGTACAACTGACGATTATATTCACGATTTCATTAATTGGTGAAATCATTTCTGATGGGTTGCACTTACCAATTCCTGGAAGTATGATCGGGCTGTTGATCCTATTTTTATTATTACAGTTTAAGTTACTACGTATGCGCCACGTCAATATGGTAGGAAATTTTTTATTAGCAAACATGACGATTCTGTTTCTTCCCCCTGCTGTCGGTATCATGGATAAATTCCATGTGATCGCTCCTTATCTATTTCCGATTATTTTGATTCTAGTTGGAGCCTTGGTCATCAATGTGGCTTTAATTGCAATCGTGGTTAGTTTTATAAAAAATCGTTTTGAGGGTGATTATCCAGAAGGGGGACACAAGCGTGGCTAA
- a CDS encoding LrgB family protein: MANFASNPLFGIVLSIWAYLIGMLIFRRYPHPITTPLLVATVIVILFLMITGISYKDYYVGGSLLNQLIGPSTVALGIPLYKSFHLMKHHARSILIGSTVAVIVNTIFTALIAKAFGMKYFLAISLFPKSVTTAMAVGITEKMQGITTITLVVVVATGLLTSVLGPTILKLLKIKDPVAIGLALGGTGHAVGTGTAFKYGHVAGAMAGLAIGITGILYVFISPIVASMILS; encoded by the coding sequence GTGGCTAATTTTGCGAGTAATCCTTTATTTGGGATTGTCTTATCTATTTGGGCTTATTTGATTGGGATGTTAATTTTCCGCAGATATCCCCATCCAATAACAACGCCACTTTTAGTGGCTACAGTAATCGTTATCTTATTCTTAATGATTACAGGAATTTCTTATAAAGATTACTATGTCGGTGGTTCCCTGTTAAATCAGTTGATTGGACCATCGACAGTCGCCTTGGGGATTCCTCTCTATAAAAGTTTCCATTTGATGAAGCATCATGCACGGAGTATTTTGATCGGCTCAACAGTAGCGGTTATTGTGAATACGATTTTTACAGCCTTGATCGCGAAAGCATTTGGAATGAAGTACTTTCTAGCCATTTCGCTCTTTCCAAAATCGGTTACGACTGCAATGGCAGTTGGGATTACTGAAAAAATGCAAGGAATTACGACCATCACTCTTGTGGTAGTTGTAGCAACTGGATTATTAACAAGTGTCTTGGGTCCAACGATATTGAAACTGTTAAAAATAAAGGATCCAGTAGCTATTGGGTTAGCCCTTGGAGGAACTGGACATGCAGTAGGAACAGGGACAGCGTTTAAGTATGGTCATGTGGCCGGTGCTATGGCAGGATTGGCAATAGGGATCACAGGAATTTTGTATGTATTCATTAGTCCAATTGTGGCTTCGATGATTTTATCCTAA
- a CDS encoding ATP-binding cassette domain-containing protein, producing MINIFKYLDKKTKYLTIIGALANGGLALGQPLVVAKALSIDQNNLTYSSIWKFALFGFSVYFALYSLMLFCNHANNVFRREIHMNIRTALFQKLMEDREYSEDEKITMLTQDMEFLGDNFFERYMSISCWGFGALITAIYIIAQNVLLGSIFVFFTILRPIPQFLMNNKLKNSGDEMSQGRTAVHNQISDSIRGAQTLRMNQALPENSQRVWNINLRYQRAIQKFVFTHNIVFFCNGFMVFLSQVLPLVLGFFLAMQGHHVSVASLVAMYIAAGQLVGPIQNIMYDVVEVQGAKTTAEKIFGILNRADDSETDNHSISQVEELEISHLSKSYNGREIIRDLNLAIRQGEKVLIKGPSGCGKSTLFRMITGEEKADDGTITCRTRDGVKTSHFVRQVGIISQHPFLFNDTIRYNLSLGQEFSDQELETVLRQVKLDHELTDGLDFVITNNGENISGGQRVRIELARFLLRKKDILLADEVTAALDVENSQMVRDLIFSLPMMVLEIAHHIDDESRYDQVIELRKE from the coding sequence ATGATTAATATCTTTAAATATCTTGATAAAAAAACAAAATACCTAACCATTATTGGAGCACTGGCAAATGGGGGTCTCGCATTAGGGCAACCTTTGGTTGTCGCCAAAGCATTATCGATAGATCAAAATAACCTTACCTATTCCTCTATTTGGAAATTTGCTCTCTTTGGTTTTTCTGTCTATTTCGCTTTGTATAGTCTAATGTTATTTTGTAATCATGCAAATAATGTCTTTCGACGTGAAATTCACATGAATATCCGAACGGCCCTTTTTCAGAAGTTAATGGAAGACAGGGAATATAGTGAAGATGAAAAGATTACCATGCTGACACAGGATATGGAATTTCTAGGAGATAACTTTTTTGAACGCTATATGTCTATTTCATGCTGGGGATTTGGGGCACTGATTACGGCGATCTATATCATCGCCCAAAATGTTTTATTGGGTTCTATCTTTGTTTTCTTCACAATCTTACGTCCTATTCCACAATTCTTGATGAATAATAAGCTAAAGAATTCAGGGGATGAAATGTCTCAGGGAAGAACAGCCGTTCATAACCAAATCTCTGATAGTATTCGAGGAGCTCAAACCTTGCGGATGAATCAGGCCTTGCCTGAAAATTCTCAGCGCGTCTGGAATATCAACCTACGTTATCAGCGAGCCATTCAAAAGTTTGTTTTTACCCATAATATTGTTTTCTTTTGTAATGGTTTTATGGTCTTTCTGAGCCAAGTACTTCCCTTGGTATTAGGGTTCTTCCTTGCTATGCAGGGTCATCATGTTTCAGTGGCTAGCCTGGTTGCTATGTATATTGCTGCTGGTCAACTGGTAGGGCCTATCCAAAATATCATGTATGATGTGGTTGAAGTACAAGGAGCCAAAACAACGGCAGAAAAGATTTTCGGAATCTTGAATCGAGCAGATGATAGTGAAACGGACAATCATTCGATCTCTCAAGTAGAAGAACTAGAAATTTCTCATTTAAGTAAATCTTATAACGGTAGAGAGATTATTCGCGATCTTAATCTAGCCATTCGACAAGGCGAAAAAGTCCTCATCAAAGGGCCAAGTGGCTGTGGGAAATCAACCCTCTTTCGAATGATCACAGGAGAAGAAAAGGCGGATGATGGGACGATTACTTGTCGTACAAGAGATGGAGTTAAAACAAGTCACTTTGTTCGTCAGGTAGGCATTATCAGCCAGCATCCTTTCCTCTTTAATGATACTATTCGCTACAATCTCAGTTTGGGACAAGAGTTTTCAGATCAAGAATTAGAGACTGTTTTAAGACAGGTCAAACTCGATCATGAACTAACTGATGGGCTTGATTTTGTAATCACTAATAACGGAGAAAATATTTCAGGCGGACAACGTGTCCGGATTGAACTAGCCCGCTTCCTACTTCGTAAAAAGGATATTTTATTAGCAGATGAGGTAACTGCAGCTCTTGACGTAGAAAATAGTCAAATGGTTCGAGACTTGATTTTCTCACTACCGATGATGGTGTTAGAAATCGCTCACCATATTGATGATGAAAGTCGATACGATCAAGTCATTGAACTAAGAAAAGAATAA
- a CDS encoding 3'-5' exonuclease, producing MKALEDYIAFDLEFNQYEGAYQIIQVSAVHFTHGKEVDHYDSYVYTDKPLKSFINGLTGITQDKIQNAPQLEQVLSEFKAFVGDRPLIGYNAKKSDLPILLENGLDLEDQYAVDVFDEAFERRPSDLHGIKNLQLHTVAEFLGVAGKSHDSLEDARMTALVYEQFLEFDQGRTLLEEQENFSTNPFGGLDLSGFFDE from the coding sequence ATGAAAGCATTAGAAGATTATATCGCCTTTGACCTCGAATTTAACCAATACGAAGGCGCCTATCAGATCATCCAAGTGTCTGCCGTACACTTTACGCACGGTAAAGAAGTCGATCACTACGACTCCTACGTCTACACCGATAAGCCCCTAAAAAGCTTTATTAACGGCCTGACTGGCATTACCCAGGACAAGATCCAAAATGCCCCTCAACTCGAGCAGGTCCTCAGCGAATTCAAGGCCTTTGTAGGAGACCGGCCCTTGATCGGATACAATGCCAAAAAGAGCGACCTACCCATCCTACTTGAAAATGGCTTGGATCTAGAAGACCAGTACGCTGTCGATGTCTTTGACGAGGCTTTCGAACGTCGTCCATCTGACCTCCACGGCATTAAAAATCTCCAACTCCACACCGTTGCAGAATTTTTGGGAGTCGCAGGAAAATCACACGATAGCTTAGAGGACGCCCGCATGACAGCTCTTGTCTACGAACAATTCCTCGAATTTGATCAAGGCCGTACCCTCCTTGAAGAGCAAGAGAACTTCTCCACCAACCCCTTCGGAGGCTTGGACTTATCCGGATTCTTTGATGAATAA